In Penicillium oxalicum strain HP7-1 chromosome I, whole genome shotgun sequence, a single window of DNA contains:
- a CDS encoding Carbamoyl-phosphate synthase arginine-specific small chain: protein MFKNIFKAMPPRAQAFASVKPQARFMATVRQRAALEPATFTIRDGPMFTGKSFGARSNISGEAVFTTSLVGYPESLTDPSYRGQILVFTQPLIGNYGVPSAEKDPNGLLKYFESPHLQAAGVVVADVAEQYSHWTAVESLGEWCAREGVPAISGVDTRAIVTYLREQGSSLAKITVGEEYDANEDEAFTDPEQIHLVRQVSTKQPFHISAADPQSHVAVIDCGVKENILRSLVNRGSSVTVFPFDYPIHKVAHHFDGVFISNGPGDPTHCQDTVFHLQRLMETSQVPIFGICLGHQLLALAAGARTIKLKYGNRAHNIPALDLSTGRCHITSQNHGYAVDASTLPSEWKPYFVNLNDQSNEGMIHKSRPIFSTQFHPEAKGGPLDSSYLFDIYLDSVQKYKKSQAGLYPQRDSRPSPLLVDLLGNERVGVQPTVGMQNIASAAAAAAAA from the coding sequence ATGTTCAAGAATATCTTCAAGGCCATGCCCCCTCGGGCTCAGGCTTTCGCCTCTGTGAAGCCCCAGGCTCGTTTCATGGCCACTGTCCGCCAGCGGGCTGCCCTTGAGCCCGCCACCTTCACCATCCGTGATGGTCCCATGTTCACTGGCAAATCCTTTGGTGCTCGCTCCAACATCTCCGGCGAGGCCGTCTTCACCACCTCCCTGGTCGGATACCCCGAGTCTCTGACCGACCCGTCGTATCGTGGCCAGATCCTGGTCTTCACCCAGCCATTGATTGGAAACTACGGTGTGCCGTCTGCGGAGAAGGACCCCAATGGCCTTCTCAAGTACTTTGAGTCTCCCCACCTCCAGGCTGCCGGTGTTGTTGTGGCCGATGTCGCCGAACAGTACAGCCACTGGACTGCCGTTGAGAGTTTGGGTGAGTGGTGTGCACGGGAAGGTGTTCCGGCCATCTCTGGTGTCGACACTCGTGCCATTGTCACCTACCTCCGTGAGCAGGGTTCGTCCCTGGCTAAAATCACCGTCGGAGAAGAGTATGACGCcaacgaggacgaggccTTCACCGACCCGGAGCAGATTCACTTGGTGCGCCAGGTCAGCACCAAGCAGCCCTTCCACATCAGTGCTGCGGACCCCCAATCGCACGTTGCCGTGATCGACTGCGGTGTCAAGGAGAACATCCTGCGCAGCCTGGTCAACCGTGGATCCAGCGTCACTGTTTTCCCCTTTGACTACCCCATCCACAAGGTGGCCCACCACTTTGACGGtgtcttcatctccaacggTCCCGGCGATCCCACTCACTGCCAGGACACCGTGTTCCACTTGCAGCGTCTGATGGAGACCTCTCAGGTGCCCATCTTCGGTATCTGCTTGGGTCACCAGCTGCTGGCCCTGGCAGCCGGCGCGCGCACCATCAAGCTCAAGTACGGTAACCGGGCCCACAACATCCCCGCGTTGGACTTGAGCACTGGTCGTTGCCACATCACCAGTCAGAACCACGGTTATGCCGTGGACGCCTCCACTCTGCCTTCTGAGTGGAAGCCGTACTTTGTGAACTTGAACGATCAGAGTAACGAGGGTATGATTCACAAGTCACGCCCTATCTTCAGTACTCAATTCCACCCCGAGGCCAAGGGAGGTCCCCTCGATTCCTCGTACCTCTTCGACATCTACCTGGACAGCGTGCAAAAGTACAAGAAGAGCCAGGCCGGTCTTTACCCTCAGCGTGACAGCCGTCCTAGCCCCCTCTTGGTGGATCTTTTGGGCAATGAGCGTGTGGGCGTCCAGCCCACTGTTGGCATGCAGAACATTGCTTccgctgccgctgctgccgccgctgctTGA
- a CDS encoding Ribosome-interacting GTPase 2, giving the protein MVNITEKIKEIEDEMRRTQKNKATEYHLGLLKGKLARLRAQLLEPVGGAGSGGGSGFDVSKSGDARVALVGFPSVGKSTFLSKITKTKSEAASYSFTTLTAIPGVLEYGGAEIQILDLPGIIEGASEGKGRGRQVISAAKTSDLILMVLDATKRAEQRALLEAELDAVGIRLNKEPPNIYLKVKKAGGMKITFQVPPKVLDEKIIYNVLRDYKILNCEVLVRDENATIDDFIDVIMKDHRKYIRCLYVYNKIDSVSLEFLDQLAREPHTAVMSCELDLGVQEVVERIWKELRLMRLYTKRKGEEPDFSEALIVRQDSSIEDVCDQIHRTLKETFKYAMVWGASARHVPQRVGLGHMVADEDVVSIVAK; this is encoded by the exons ATGGTGAACATTacggagaagatcaagga gattgaagatgaaatgCGCCGGACGCAGA AGAACAAGGCGACAG AGTATCATTTGGGTTTATTGAAGGG TAAACTCGCTCGTCTACGAGCCCAGCTCCTTGAGCCCGTGGGAGGTGCTGGCTCTGGTGGTGGCAGTGGCTTCGATGTTAGCAAAAGTGGCGATGCGCGTGTCGCACTGGTTGGCTTTCCCTCTGTCGGAAAGTCTACTTTCCTGTCCAAGATCACCAAGACCAAAAGTGAGGCGGCGTCTTACAGCTTCACGACACTGACTGCCATCCCCGGTGTGCTGGAGTATGGGGGTGCAGAGATCCAGATTCTTGATTTGCCTGGTATCATTGAGGGAGCCTCAGAGGGCAAGGGTCGTGGTCGGCAAGTGATTTCCGCGGCAAAG ACTAGTGATTTGATTCTCATGGTGCTGGATGCCACCAAGCGAGCAGAGCAGCGTGCACTGCTGGAGGCTGAACTGGATGCCGTGGGCATTCGACTGAACAAGGAACCACC CAACATTTATCTCAAGGTGAAAAAGGCCGGTGGCATGAAGATCACTTTCCAGGTACCGCCCAAGGTCTTGGACGAGAAGATCATTTACAATGTTCTTCGCGACTACAAGATTCTCAACTGCGAAGTCTTAGTCCGAGACGAGAACG CGACCATCGATGACTTTATTGATGTGATCATGAAAGATCACCGCAAGTACATTCGCTG CTTGTACGTCTACAATAAGATTGATAGTGTCAGCTTGGAATTCCTCGATCAACTGGCTCGCGAGCCCCACACCGCGGTCATGTCCTGTGAGCTTGACCTCGGGGTTCAGGAAGTCGTCGAGCGCATCTGGAAGGAGCTGCGGTTGATGCGTCTATACACCAAGCG aaagggagaagagccTGACTTTAGTGAGGCTCTAATTGTGCGCCAGGACTCGAGTATCGAAGACGTGTGCGACCAGATTCATCGCACGCTCAAGGAGACGTTCAAATATGCCATGGTGTGGGGTGCGAGCGCGCGACATGTGCCTCAACGAGTAGGATTGGGACACATGGTTGCGGACGAAGACGTGGTATCCATCGTTGCCAAATAG
- a CDS encoding Pre-mRNA-splicing factor cwc2: METPTEPSDAVAVVENTQSSEMLTETGDQALQPVKKTKKIIRRRKKPARVQVDPSTVQSQPPPQTGELWNIWYSKWSGGDSQDKHGLDQPAPYRCNVARDSGYTKADSVPGSYFCLYFSKGQCWKGAACEYLHRIPTIHDHFNPNVDAFGRDKHQDYRDDMSGVGAFTRVNRTLYVGRIHVTDDIEEVVARHFAEWGQVERIRVLTGKGVAFVTYSNEANAQFAMQAMSHQSLDHDEILNVRWATVDPNPLSQKREARRIEEQAAEAVRRALPAAFVAEIEGRDPEAKKRKKIEGSFGLDGYDVPDAVWHARTRQLEDTSTAAQLEAPQEQLMIEADASQQSVPRPDPEPETQNGIFSSSTLAALRGMSGGNVTTQTAPKSSGGPLVAYGSDDESD, translated from the exons ATGGAGACACCAACCGAGCCCAGCGATGCTGTCGCCGTCGTTGAAAACACACAATCGTCTGAGATGCTCACTGAAACAGGCGACCAGGCTCTACAACCCGtgaagaagaccaaaaaaataaTCCGGCGCCGCAAGAAGCCCGCGCGCGTGCAAGTCGATCCCTCCACCGTCCAGAGCCAGCCTCCTCCACAAACGGGAGAGCTCTGGAACATCTGGTACAGCAAATGGAGTGGAGGTGATTCGCAAGATAAGCACGGGCTAGACCAACCGGCACCGTACAGATGCAATGTCGCGCGCGACTCGGGATATACCAAGGCCGACTCGGTACCGGGATCATACTTTTGTCTGTACTTCAGTAAAGGGCAATGCTGGAAGGGGGCTGCTTGCGAATACTTGCATCGTATTCCGACAATCCACGACCATTTCAATCCCAACGTCGATGCGTTTGGACGAGATAAGCACCAAGACTACAG GGACGATATGAGTGGTGTTGGTGCATTCACAAGAG TCAACCGAACACTATACGTTGGGCGAATCCACGTCACAGATGATATTGAG GAAGTTGTTGCTCGCCACTTTGCAGAATGGGGACAGGTCGAGCGCATCCGTGTTTTGACT GGTAAAGGTGTTGCGTTCGTGACATATTCCAATGAAGCCAATGCCCAATTCGCC ATGCAAGCAATGTCCCATCAAAGCCTGGACCACGACGAAATCCTGAACGTGCGCTGGGCCACAGTCGATCCAAACCCATTGTCACAAAAGCGCGAGGCGCGAAGGATAGAAGAGCAGGCCGCCGAGGCCGTGCGCAGAGCTCTCCCCGCTGCCTTTGTGGCCGAAATCGAGGGCCGCGATCCAGAAGCAAAGAAACGGAAGAAGATCGAGGGTTCCTTTGGTTTAGATGGGTATGATGTACCAGATGCCGTCTGGCATGCGCGCACGCGGCAGCTCGAAGATACATCAACCGCTGCCCAACTCGAAGCACCCCAAGAACAACTCATGATCGAGGCAGATGCGTCGCAGCAGTCGGTGCCCCGACCAGACCCCGAGCCGGAGACGCAGAATGGCATCTTCTCGAGTTCAACGCTGGCTGCCCTTCGGGGTATGTCGGGAGGCAACGTGACCACTCAGACTGCGCCCAAAAGTTCCGGCGGGCCTTTGGTCGCGTACGGAAGTGATGACGAGAGTGACTAG
- a CDS encoding Damage-control phosphatase: protein MEFDPKTPQYLTSDPTSFASVSADDRWPVIITGAIDDLARTVSTVSNDDKAKEGKSIIEKLATLKYELQHDRQLSPLEDDGASDIASYNEELKQRGNPKWHDAPWLFTECYLYRRMETFFALSEHWKGYDVFARQKMSTFKSSRPAVLELAARYRELAHEVETGKGVDGRSAEQVEQAEKLLFSEMCEICLWGNATDLSLLTSLTYEDIQKLQGSDARQASQKNILVNDLEAAFSVMQKARAEKKNGDRRVDIVLDNSGFELFVDLILAGYLLTVGLATTVVLHPKNMPWFVSDVTPSDFSDLLHSMVDPQAFYIKPDDSGKTYQPLSAKQVEDVKFLFNQWCDFHQDGKLIMRPHSFWTTQGSFWRMPHVAPELFEDLKESELVLFKGDLNYRKLVNDAQWDPTTPFTTAIGPLGPKSGVRVMAFRTCKADVVVGLPPGEDEKLRQLPGGGGNESRKWAWSGKWAVISFCDGKA, encoded by the exons ATGGAATTTGATCCAAAGACAC CCCAGTACCTCACCTCGGACCCAACGAGCTTCGCATCCGTCTCGGCGGACGACCGATGGCCCGTTATTATT ACTGGTGCTATTGACGACCTGGCTCGGACAGTCAGCACTGTTTCGAATGATGACAAGGCAAAGGAAGGCAAGAGCATCATTGAGAAACTGGCGACTTTGAAGTACGAGTTGCAGCATGACCGGCAGTTAAG CCCTctcgaagatgatggcgcGTCAGACATCGCTTCATACAACGAAGAGCTTAAGCAGCGTGGAAATCCGAAGTGGCATGATGCACCTTGGCTGTTTACTGAGTGTTATCTCT ACCGCCGGATGGAGACCTTTTTCGCTCTCTCAGAGCACTGGAAGGGTTACGATGTCTTCGCGCGCCAGAAGATGTCCACCTTCAAGTCTTCCCGACCTGCTGTGCTAGAGCTCGCCGCGCGGTACCGAGAATTAGCCCACGAGGTAGAGACTGGAAAGGGAGTGGATGGAAGATCTGCGGAACAGGTCGAGCAAGCTGAGAAGCTCCTCTTCTCTGAGATGTGTGAAATTTGCTTGTGGGGGAATGCCACCGATCTCTCTCTACTGACCTCTCTCACATACGAGGATATTCAGAAGCTACAGGGGTCAGATGCGCGACAAGCATCGCAGAAGAATATCCTCGTAAATGACCTCGAGGCTGCTTTCAGTGTCATGCAGAAGGCCCgtgcagagaagaagaatggcgATCGCCGCGTCGACATTGTTCTGGATAACTCTGGATTTGAGCTGTTTGTTGATCTCATTTTGGCCGGATACCTGTTGACCGTCGGTTTGGCTACGACTGTTGTTCTGCATCCCAAGAATATGCCCTGGTTCGTCTCAGATGTGACGCCGAGTGACTTTTCTGACCTGCTCCACTCCATGGTCGACCCACAGGCGTTCTACATTAAGCCTGACGATTCAGGCAAGACATATCAGCCGCTATCTGCGAAGCAAGTAGAAGATGTGAAGTTCTTGTTTAATCAGTGGTGCGATTTCCACCAAGATGGCAAGCTTATTATGCGACCTCACTCGTTCTGGACTACACAGGGCTCTTTCTGGCGAATGCCCCATGTTGCACCGGAGCTTTTCGAAGATCTGAAGGAAAGTGAGCTTGTCTTGTTCAAAGGCGACTTGAACTACCGCAAGCTCGTCAACGAT GCTCAATGGGACCCCACGACCCCTTTCACCACCGCTATCGGACCCTTGGGACCAAAGTCGGGGGTTCGGGTGATGGCATTCCGCACCTGCAAGGCTGATGTGGTTGTTGGTTTACCTCCAGGCGAGGACGAAAAGCTACGTCAGCTTCCCGGCGGTGGGGGCAATGAGTCGCGAAAGTGGGCTTGGTCTGGAAAATGGGCCGTTATATCGTTCTGTGATGGCAAAGCTTAA
- a CDS encoding Serine/threonine-protein phosphatase: MASAQEEANALKLKGNKAFADHDWPTAVHFYDQAIEKYDKEPSFFSNRAQAQIKLEAFGFAVADATAALELDPNYVKAYWRRALAKTAILDYKGALRDFKDVVKREPNNQNAKLKLAECEKLVRRLNFEKAIEVADPPSAFEGLDIDAIKVEDDYDGVRLGNDMTQEFIDDMIQRFKDGKKIHRKYVFQIIKAVKELVYNEPTMVEIGVDAGKKLTVCGDTHGQFFDLLEIFRRNGSPSDSHAYLFNGDFVDRGSWSCEIALLLYAYKWLRPSGMFLNRGNHETDDMNKVYGFEGECKAKYNERVFKVFSESFSALPLATLVGEKYLVLHGGLFSDDKITLNDIRKLNRHNQRQPGQQGLMMEMLWTDPQPQPGRGPSKRGVGLQFGPDITKRFCENNGLEAIIRSHEVRMEGYEVEHDGRCITVFSAPKYCDSTDNKGAYINIGPDLKLNYEVFDAVPHPDIKPMAYAQNSILSSM, translated from the exons ATGGCCTCGGCACAAGAAGAGGCTAATGCCTTGAAGCTGAAAGGCAACAAGGCCTTTGCCGATCATGACTGGCCAACGGCAGTTCATTTCTACGACCAAGCTATTGAGAAGTACGACAAGGAGccgtccttcttctccaacagGGCCCAG GCACAAATCAAGCTAGAGGCATTCGGATTCGCTGTCGCTGACGCCACTGCGGCTTTGGAACTGGACCCCAACTACGTCAAG GCGTATTGGAGACGTGCTCTGGCCAAGACCGCCATCCTCGATTACAAGGGAGCCCTGCGAGATTTCAAGGACGTGGTCAAGCGCGAACCGAACAACCAAAACgccaagctcaagctcgCAGAATGTGAAAAGCTCGTGCGCCGCCTGAATTTCGAGAAAGCGATCGAGGTTGCCGACCCCCCGTCGGCATTTGAGGGCTTGGACATTGACGCCATCAAGGTGGAAGATGATTATGATGGTGTGCGCCTAGGCAATGACATGACCCAGGAATTCATTGATGATATGATCCAACGATTCAAGGATGGCAAGAAGATCCACCGCAAGTACGTGTTTCAGATCATCAAGGCTGTGAAGGAACTCGTCTATAATGAGCCAACCATGGTGGAGATTGGTGTCGACGCGGGCAAGAAGCTCACAGTCTGTGGCGATACTCACG GTCAATTTTTCGATTTGCTTGAGATTTTCCGCCGCAACGGGAGCCCGTCCGATTCGCACGCCTACCTCTTCAACGGTGACTTTGTCGACCGAGGCTCGTGGTCTTGCGAGATTGCCTTGCTTCTATACGCTTACAAGTGGTTGCGCCCAAGTGGGATGTTCCTCAATCGCGGTAATCACGAGACGGATGATATGAATAAGGTCTACGGCTTTGAGGGCGAGTGCAAGGCCAAATACAACGAGCGTGTCTTCAAGGTGTTCTCCGAGTCATTCTCGGCGCTGCCCTTGGCTACCTTGGTGGGCGAAAAGTACCTTGTCTTGCACGGCGGTCTGTTCTCAGATGACAAGATCACGTTGAATGATATTCGCAAGCTGAATCGTCACAACCAACGCCAGCCCGGACAACAGGGcctgatgatggagatgcTCTGGACTGATCCCCAGCCCCAGCCTGGCCGCGGTCCTTCCAAGCGTGGCGTTGGCCTTCAGTTCGGCCCAGATATCACCAAGCGCTTCTGTGAGAACAATGGCCTTGAGGCCATCATTCGGTCACATGAGGTCCGGATGGAAGGTTATGAGGTTGAACACGATGGCAGGTGTATCACTGTCTTTTCGGCACCCAAGTACTGCGACTCTACAGACAACAAGGGCGCGTACATCAACATTGGGCCCGACCTCAAGCTCAATTACGAAGTCTTTGATGCCGTACCTCACCCCGATATTAAGCCCATG GCTTATGCGCAAAACTCGATCCTTTCTTCCATGTAA
- a CDS encoding Transcription elongation factor spt4 has translation MSFYSAPSQQRNLRACMVCSVVQLHTKFMRDGCPNCENVLQLRGNNDAIQECTSQVFEGLIAIQDPAVSWVARWQRLDNYVAGTYATKVTGILPEYIISSLEDSGIKFVPRDGSTGEEEA, from the exons ATGTCATTCTATAGTGCTCCTAGCCAGCAACGCAACCTGCGAGCTTGCATGGTCTGCTCCGTCGTCCAACTACACACT AAATTCATGCGCGACGGTTGTCCCAATTGCGAGAACGTCCTTCAGCTGCGAGGAAACAATGACGCTATTCAAGAATGCACCTCTCAGGTCTTTGAGGGTCTGATCGCGATCCAAGATCCGGCTGTCAGCTGGGTGGCCCGATGGCAACGCTTGGACAACTACGTGGCGGGCACATATGCGACCAAGGTGACGGGCATC CTTCCCGAATACATCATTAGCAGTTTGGAAGACTCTGGGATCAAATTTGTGCC GCGTGATGGAAGCACgggtgaagaagaggccTAA
- a CDS encoding 4-aminobutyrate aminotransferase: MASVLRCGSKLRTVARIPVHRTLSTTARLAATEKPFFPDEPAAPIVSTPIPGPKNKAAAAELDEVFDVRSLNMLADYYKSVGNYISDLDGNQLLDVYAQIASIPVGYNNPHLRKISQSDEMITSLINRPALGNFPSSDWSHILKTGILRAAPKGLDQVFTAMAGSDANETAYKAAFMYYRQLQRGGPDVEFTAEEIESSMNNQGPGSPQLSILSFKSAFHGRLFGSLSTTRSKPIHKMDIPAFDWPQATFPQLKYPLEDHVQENAAEEKRCLEEVERLIQEYHNPVAAVMVEPIQSEGGDNHASPAFFQGLRDITKRNKVLFIVDEVQTGVGATGKFWAHDHWNLSTPPDMVTFSKKAQTAGYYFGNPALRPNKPYRQFNTWMGDPSRALIFRGIIEEIERHDLVENTRTTGDYLYAGLERLAQKYPEHFQNLRGKNQGTFIAWDTPKRDQFLVKAKSVGVNIGGSGAQAVRLRPMLVFQKHHADILLESLEKTINLL, translated from the exons ATGGCCTCTGTTCTTCGCTGCGGCTCGAAGCTGCGTACTGTCGCGCGTATTCCCGTGCATCGAACCctctccaccaccgcccGACTCGCTGCGACCGAGAAGCCCTTCTTCCCCGACGAGCCTGCTGCTCCCATTGTCTCGACGCCCATCCCCGGACCCAAGAACAAGGCTGCCGCGGCCGAGCTTGACGAGGTCTTCGATGTGCGATCACTGAACATGCTCGCTGACTACTACAAGTCTGTCGGCAACTA CATCTCTGATCTTGATGGCAACCAACTTCTCGATGT CTACGCCCAGATTGCCTCCATTCCTGTTGGCTACAACAACCCCCACCTGAGGAAAATCTCCCAGTCCGACGAGATGATCACCTCTTTGATCAACCGCCCGGCCCTGGGCAACTTCCCGTCCTCCGACTGGTCTCATATCCTGAAGACCGGTATTCTTCGTGCCGCTCCCAAGGGCCTGGACCAGGTGTTCACCGCCATGGCGGGCTCGGACGCCAACGAGACTGCATACAAGGCAGCCTTTATGTACTACCGCCAACTCCAGCGCGGTGGTCCCGATGTTGAGTTCACCGCAGAGGAGATCGAGTCTTCTATGAACAACCAGGGTCCGGGATCCCCTCAGCTGTCCATCCTGTCATTCAAGTCCGCCTTCCACGGCCGTCTCTTCGGATCCCTGTCTACCACCCGGTCCAAGCCTATTCACAAGATGGATATTCCCGCCTTCGACTGGCCCCAGGCGACTTTCCCCCAGCTGAAGTATCCTCTCGAGGACCACGTTCAGGAGAacgccgccgaggagaagcgCTGCCTGGAGGAGGTTGAGCGCCTGATCCAGGAATACCACAACCCCGTGGCTGCTGTTATGGTCGAACCCATTCAGTCCGAGGGTGGAGACAACCACGCCTCGCCCGCTTTCTTCCAGGGTCTGCGCGACATCACCAAGCGCAACAAAGTGctcttcatcgtcgatgaGGTGCAGACTGGTGTCGGTGCCACCGGCAAGTTCTGGGCCCACGACCACTGGAACCTGTCCACCCCCCCTGACATGGTGACCTTCTCCAAGAAGGCTCAGACTGCTGGATACTACTTCGGTAATCCAGCTCTTCGCCCCAACAAGCCCTACCGTCAGTTCAACACTTGGATGGGTGACCCATCCCGTGCTCTGATCTTCCGCGGCATcatcgaggagattgagcgcCATGACCTGGTTGAGAACACCCGCACCACTGGTGACTACTTGTACGCTGGCTTGGAGCGTCTGGCTCAGAAGTATCCTGAGCACTTCCAGAACCTCCGCGGCAAGAACCAGGGCACCTTCATCGCGTGGGACACTCCCAAGCGTGATCAGTTCCTGGTCAAGGCCAAGTCTGTTGGCGTGAACATTGGTGGCAGTGGTGCGCAGGCCGTCCGCCTGCGTCCCATGCTGGTCTTCCAGAAGCACCACGCTGACATCCTGCTCGAGAGCCTCGAGAAGACCATCAACCTGCTTTAA
- a CDS encoding Alcohol dehydrogenase 1, with protein MAPQVPDKQWAQVVEQKGGPPVYKEIPVPKPGPDEVLVQIKYSGVCHTDLHAMKGDWPLPLKMPLVGGHEGAGIVVAKGELADGVEIGDHVGIKWLNGSCLACEYCKTAEEQLCAGQQLSGYTVDGTFQQYAIGKAAHVTNLPKDVSLDGIAPILCAGVTVYRGLKESAARPGQTVAIVGAGGGLGAMAQQYAKAMGLRVIAIDGGDEKREMCEKLGSEAYIDFTKSKDLIADVRAATPDNLGAHAVLLLAVSEKPFQQAVEYARPRGNIVAIGLPAHAFLKAPVFESVTKMINIKGSYVGNRQDAAEAVDFYARGLIKAPFKTVPLKDLPKVFELMEQGKIAGRYVLQMPE; from the exons ATGGCACCTCAAGTCCCCGACAAGCAGTGGGCTCAGGTCGTCGAGCAGAAGGGTGGACCGCCTGTTTACAAGGAGATTCCCGTCCCCAAGCCTGGCCCCGATGAGGTTCTCGTGCAGATCAAGTACTCGGGTGTCTGCCATACTGACCTGCACGCTATGAAGGGTGACTGGCCTCTGCCTCTCAAGATGCCTCTCGTCGGTGGCCATGAAGGCGCCGGAATCGTTGTCGCCAAAGGGGAGCTGGCTGATGGGGTTGAGATTGGTGATCACGTTGGTATCAAATGGCTGAATGGCTCGTGCCTCGCCTGCGAGTACTGCAAGACCGCCGAGGAGCAACTGTGCGCCGGTCAGCAGCTGTCAGGTTACACCGTCGACGGCACATTCCAGCAATATGCGATTGGCAAGGCGGCGCATGTGACCAACTTGCCCAAGGACGTGTCTCTGGATGGCATTGCCCCGATCCTGTGCGCTGGTGTCACGGTCTACAGGGGTCTGAAGGAGTCGGCCGCTCGTCCAGGACAGACAGTCGCTATCGTAGGCGCCGGTGGTGGTCTTGGTGCCATGGCTCAACAATATGCCAAGGCGATGGGGTTGCGCGTCATTGCCATCGATGGTGGTGACGAGAAGCGCGAGATGTGCGAGAAGCTGGGGTCTGAG GCTTACATTGACTTCACCAAATCCAAGGACCTGATTGCCGATGTCAGGGCTGCTACTCCCGACAATCTGGGTGCGCACGCCgtccttctcctcgccgTTTCCGAGAAGCCCTTCCAACAGGCTGTGGAATATGCCCGTCCCCGTGGCAACATCGTCGCGATTGGTCTTCCCGCCCATGCTTTCCTGAAAGCCCCTGTTTTTGAAAGCGTCACCAAGATGATCAACATCAAGGGTAGCTATGTGGGCAATCGTCAGGATGCCGCAGAAGCAGTTGACTTTTATGCTCGCGGCCTGATCAAGGCGCCCTTCAAGACTGTCCCTTTGAAGGACTTGCCCAAGGTTTTTGAATTAATGG AGCAAGGAAAGATCGCCGGACGCTACGTTCTCCAAATGCCAGAGTAG